The proteins below come from a single Miscanthus floridulus cultivar M001 chromosome 1, ASM1932011v1, whole genome shotgun sequence genomic window:
- the LOC136454318 gene encoding uncharacterized protein, with product MDRGSALNILYIDTFDAMRIPRSELCLVGSPFHKVILGAQAYPLRQIDLPITFGGQANFRSKVLTFEVVDFLGSYHAILGWPCYARFVAIPNYTYLKLKMSGPNDIITVSTTFPYAFACDREHYELTTVVINSSKLLQLGESSTPAVLDCNKPTSSMAFSPLKETKAVGVDPTNPAKMVQIGTQLPAKWECELVDFLRDNHDVFAWKPSDMPGIPREVAKLALCLILGSTPAKQRLCHFNDERRRVIGEEAAAEEGDAVGKDPDD from the coding sequence atggataggggcagcgccctcaacatcctatacatcgacaccTTCGATGCCATGCGTATCCCCCGATCGGAGCTCTGCCTAGTAGGCTCCCCCTTCCACAAGGTAATCCTAGGAGCACAAGCATACCCGCTCAGACAGATCGATCTACCTATCACGTTCGGCGGCCaggccaacttccgctcgaaggtcctcaccttcgaggtggtggactttctagggtcctaccacgccatcttgggatggccatgctatgcaagattcgtggcaatccccaactacacctacctcaagttgaaaatGTCGGGACCAAATGACATCATCACCGTAAGTACCACCTTTCCGTACGCCTTtgcgtgcgaccgcgagcactacgagctcacCACGGTAGTCATCAACTCGTCCAAGCTCCTGCAGCTTggggagtcatcaaccccagcagtcctagactgcaacaaaccgacctcctcgatggccttcagcccgctcaaggaaaccaaggcggtgggtgttGACCCCACCAACCCAGCCAAAATGGTGcaaatcgggacccagctcccggccaaatgggaatgcgagctcgttgacttcctacgcgacaatcatgatgtcttcgcatggaagccttctgacatgccggggatACCACGGGAGGTCGCCAAGCTTGCACTATGCCTTATTCTAGGCTCAACgcccgccaagcaacgcctgtgtcatttcaacgatgagaggcgcagggtCATAGGTGAAGAAGCAGCAGCCGAAGAAGGGGATGCGGtgggcaaggatccagatgactga